A single window of Parcubacteria group bacterium DNA harbors:
- the grpE gene encoding nucleotide exchange factor GrpE, whose product MFKNKKAEEDKIPEEHTIANITQRAVLYDQKTQKFLIAKCSDSDADFYKKFGPWEFVGGRVNKGEELLDALKREVKEEAGEIEFEIVDSLGNFLMELKSRKVILLAYLVNYLEGEIKLDIEHSEYKWQTAKEILENKEHKEWLKYFVKKAEEIISSQKNINGWKRCQADFENYRKMQDESRKQLKEFVLEDLTLQILPVVDNFEMSLEHVPEDQSKSPWLQGILHIQRQLETILKDNGVSEIVVKVGDKFDPNFHEAIHQESENSNQESENKIKKIISKGYKIGDKVIRAVKVIVG is encoded by the coding sequence ATGTTTAAAAACAAAAAAGCAGAAGAAGATAAAATTCCAGAAGAACACACTATTGCAAATATTACTCAAAGAGCAGTGCTTTATGATCAAAAAACCCAAAAATTTTTAATAGCTAAATGCAGTGATTCAGACGCTGATTTTTACAAGAAATTCGGTCCATGGGAGTTTGTCGGAGGAAGAGTGAACAAGGGCGAAGAACTTCTGGATGCTTTGAAAAGAGAAGTTAAAGAAGAGGCAGGAGAGATAGAATTCGAGATAGTTGATTCCTTAGGCAATTTCTTGATGGAACTTAAATCAAGAAAAGTAATCCTACTGGCATATCTGGTAAATTATCTGGAAGGAGAAATAAAATTAGATATTGAGCATAGCGAATACAAATGGCAAACCGCCAAAGAAATACTGGAAAATAAGGAACATAAAGAATGGTTAAAATATTTTGTTAAAAAAGCTGAAGAAATAATTAGTAGCCAAAAAAATATCAACGGATGGAAGCGTTGCCAGGCGGATTTTGAGAACTACCGTAAAATGCAGGATGAATCCAGAAAACAGCTCAAAGAATTCGTTTTGGAAGACTTGACACTTCAAATTTTGCCAGTCGTGGATAATTTCGAGATGTCGCTGGAGCATGTTCCCGAAGATCAGAGCAAATCTCCTTGGCTCCAAGGAATACTGCATATCCAGCGCCAGTTGGAAACTATCCTGAAGGATAATGGGGTTTCTGAAATTGTAGTAAAAGTAGGAGATAAATTTGATCCAAATTTTCACGAAGCGATTCATCAGGAATCAGAGAACAGCAATCAAGAATCAGAAAACAAGATTAAAAAAATTATTAGTAAAGGATACAAGATTGGAGATAAAGTAATTCGAGCAGTGAAAGTAATAGTAGGATAA